The following proteins are encoded in a genomic region of Cryptomeria japonica chromosome 11, Sugi_1.0, whole genome shotgun sequence:
- the LOC131047074 gene encoding uncharacterized protein LOC131047074: MGTQLVLEDDGHSVNSTMWNAGPTLEGESLMLRRTLLKVPQHKEPPQRKSLFKTTFLSHGKVCKVIVDLGSTKNIVALEMVEKLKLKRLPHGSPYRVSWLNKGQHVVVDEQAWVEFKMGDYKDRVLCDILPMDVYHLLLGHPWQYDVKAQHDGEKNVYVITKNGRPFRMEPLADQGGERIVSPSVMMVSGKEFLDALKQEETQGYALVLNPKDKSQQEKGAKSEVPSEVQTMLDRYEGVVAKDMLDNLPPIRDINHQIGFIPGATLPNKAAYKMTPKQNEEITRQVQDLLDKGLIRKSLSPCAVPTVLAHKKDGTWRMCTDSRAINKITIRYRFPMPKIEDLMDYLGGV, encoded by the coding sequence ATGGGAACTCAACTTGTACTAGAGGATGATGGACATAGTGTCAATTCAACCATGTGGAATGCTGGTCCTACCTTGGAAGGAGAAAGTCTTATGCTAAGGAGGACATTGTTGAAGGTACCCCAACAcaaggagccaccacaaaggaagtcaCTCTTCAAGACCACTTTCCTATCTCATGGTAAAGTATGTAAGGTAATTGTAGATTTAGGTTCTACTAAAAATATTGTTGCTTTGGAAATGGTTGAGAAGTTGAAATTGAAAAGATTGCCACATGGGAGTCCTTATAGGGTGTCATGGcttaacaaggggcaacatgtagtGGTAGATGAACAAGCTTGGGTAGAATTCAAAATGGGAGACTATAAGGATAGAgtcttgtgtgatatccttcctatggatgtcTATCACTTGTTGTTAGGCCAcccatggcaatatgatgttaaAGCCCAACATGATGGGGAGAAAAATGTGTATGTCATCACCAAGAATGGAAGACCATTTAGGATGGAACCATTAGCTGATCAAGGGGGAGAGAGAATTGTTAGTCCAAGTGTCATGATGGTTAGTGGGAAAGAGTTTTTAGATGCCCTCAAGCAAGAGGAAACCCAAGGTTATGCTTTGGTCTTGAATCCCAAGGATAAGTCTCAACAAGAGAAAGGTGCAAAAAGTGAAGTTCCTAGTGAAGTTCAAACTATGTTGGATAGATATGAAGGGGTTGTGGCCAAAGATATGCTTGATAACTTGCCTCCAATCAGAGATATCAACCATCAAATTGGTTTTATTCCTGGTGCAaccttgcctaacaaagctgcctataagatgactcctaaaCAGAATGAGGAGATAACAAGACAAGTGCAAGATTTATTGGACAAAGGGTTGATCAggaaaagtttgagcccatgtgctgTACCTACTGTATTAGCACataaaaaggatggaacatggaggatgtgcactgattctagGGCAATCAACAAGATCACTATCAGATACCGGTTCCCTATGCCTAaaattgaggacctaatggactatcttggaggAGTGTAA